Proteins encoded within one genomic window of Streptomyces sp. NBC_01314:
- a CDS encoding FAD-dependent oxidoreductase, with amino-acid sequence MSGGDVVIVGGGPAAHRLAGRLHPLGHRGTVSVIGAEPRPAYNRALLGSVLDGTLSADRLTLPALPAAVRQLTGTRARSIDRARRTVHLDDGRTLPYDILVLATGARPRIPDLPGLVTARGQLAEGARTLRTATDCAPLPPGPVVVLGGGVLGVESALALRRAGKEVTLVQRSARLMRRQLDGPASGVLAQWAQSRGVTLHLGRQAQEYAPGKLVLDDGQVLAAGTLLLCTGTRPETALARASSLAVREGIVVDARLRTGDPLIHAMGDCAQHPDVTGTTLIQAWDQADALAGILTATGTGYRPARHVLRPRIRGMDIVSLAPGATEQDTDTAVSLRDTARGRYARLALREGRIHTGVVVGPGAAVAAVSGLYTRDAPVPADLLALLTGTDAPYAGGDALADDAVACHCNHVTFRRLKAAWAEGAHDSKALARATRATTGCGGCTPVVRQLCTTLAAAGAGAAGPAGTHTAVDTAGGGTP; translated from the coding sequence ATGAGCGGCGGCGACGTCGTCATCGTCGGCGGCGGCCCCGCCGCCCACCGCCTGGCCGGCCGCCTGCACCCGCTCGGCCACCGGGGCACGGTGAGCGTCATCGGCGCCGAACCCCGCCCCGCCTACAACCGGGCCCTGCTCGGCTCGGTCCTGGACGGCACGCTGAGCGCGGACCGCCTCACCCTGCCCGCCCTGCCCGCCGCGGTACGCCAACTCACCGGCACACGCGCCAGGAGCATCGACCGCGCCCGGCGCACCGTACACCTGGACGACGGCCGCACACTGCCCTACGACATCCTCGTCCTGGCCACCGGCGCGCGGCCGCGGATACCGGACCTGCCCGGCCTGGTGACCGCGCGCGGACAGCTCGCCGAGGGAGCCCGCACCCTGCGCACCGCCACCGACTGCGCCCCCCTGCCCCCCGGACCCGTCGTCGTCCTGGGCGGGGGAGTCCTCGGTGTCGAGTCCGCCCTGGCACTGCGCCGCGCCGGAAAGGAGGTGACCCTCGTCCAGCGCTCCGCCCGGCTGATGCGACGCCAGCTGGACGGCCCGGCCTCCGGCGTGCTGGCGCAGTGGGCCCAGAGCCGGGGCGTCACCCTCCACCTGGGCCGCCAGGCCCAGGAGTACGCGCCCGGCAAGCTGGTCCTGGACGACGGACAGGTACTGGCGGCCGGCACCCTGCTGCTGTGCACGGGCACCCGGCCGGAGACCGCGCTGGCCCGCGCGAGCTCTCTCGCGGTGCGCGAGGGGATCGTCGTCGACGCACGGCTGCGCACCGGCGATCCGCTCATCCACGCGATGGGGGACTGCGCCCAGCACCCGGACGTGACCGGCACGACCCTGATCCAGGCATGGGACCAGGCCGACGCCCTCGCCGGCATCCTCACCGCCACCGGCACGGGGTACCGGCCCGCACGCCACGTACTGCGCCCGCGGATACGGGGCATGGACATCGTCTCGCTCGCCCCGGGCGCCACGGAACAGGACACGGACACGGCGGTGTCCCTGCGGGACACAGCCCGCGGCCGCTACGCCCGCCTCGCTCTGCGCGAGGGCCGTATCCACACAGGAGTCGTCGTCGGCCCGGGCGCCGCCGTCGCCGCGGTCAGCGGCCTGTACACCCGTGACGCACCGGTGCCCGCCGACCTGCTCGCCCTGCTGACCGGCACCGACGCGCCCTACGCGGGCGGTGACGCCCTGGCCGACGACGCGGTGGCCTGCCACTGCAACCACGTCACCTTCCGCAGGCTGAAGGCCGCCTGGGCCGAGGGGGCGCACGACAGCAAGGCACTGGCCCGGGCGACCCGGGCGACGACGGGATGCGGCGGCTGCACCCCGGTCGTACGGCAGCTGTGCACCACACTCGCCGCCGCCGGCGCAGGGGCCGCAGGGCCCGCAGGCACCCACACAGCGGTGGACACCGCAGGAGGAGGGACACCGTGA
- a CDS encoding FAD-dependent oxidoreductase, whose amino-acid sequence MTTRTLVVAGHGMAGHRLVEEMLAGDRHGRWRIVVLAEEERPAYDRVALSTLLGGARADDLALAGPAVLADRRLRLRLNTKVSAVDRRARRVMCADGTEFGYDALVLATGSRPFVPPVAGHGLPGCFVYRTVQDVEAIRAAAVPGRAAVVVGGGLLGLEAAGGLRLLGMRPHVVEFAPWLMAQQIDEGGGRVLAEAITRLGVRVHCPSAVHAVGAGPDGRADRVELDDGTVLDAALVVFAAGVRPRDELHAPGLVRGERGGFLVDTWCRTADEHIFAIGECAAVEGRCHGLAAPGLRMAETVARRLLGVPGEAFTGADTSASLKLLGVEVAGFGDAHARSHGAVEYVREDRRAGTYAKVVLDADGRTVLGGVLAGDTRAYPVLRALLGRPLTACPDDLLAAPPARC is encoded by the coding sequence GTGACCACGCGCACGCTGGTCGTGGCCGGCCACGGAATGGCGGGCCACCGGCTGGTCGAGGAAATGCTGGCCGGCGACCGGCACGGGCGGTGGCGCATCGTCGTACTGGCCGAGGAAGAGCGGCCCGCCTACGACCGGGTGGCGCTGTCCACCCTCCTGGGCGGCGCCCGCGCCGACGATCTCGCGCTGGCCGGCCCCGCCGTCCTGGCCGACCGCCGCCTGCGGCTGCGGCTGAACACGAAGGTGAGCGCCGTCGACCGCCGGGCCAGAAGGGTGATGTGCGCGGACGGAACCGAGTTCGGATACGACGCGCTGGTCCTGGCCACCGGCTCCAGGCCGTTCGTGCCCCCGGTCGCCGGACACGGGCTGCCGGGGTGCTTCGTCTACCGGACGGTGCAGGACGTCGAGGCGATCCGCGCGGCCGCGGTGCCCGGCCGCGCTGCCGTGGTGGTCGGCGGCGGCCTGCTGGGACTGGAGGCCGCGGGCGGCCTGCGGCTGCTGGGCATGCGGCCCCATGTGGTGGAGTTCGCCCCCTGGCTGATGGCCCAGCAGATCGACGAGGGCGGCGGCCGGGTACTGGCCGAGGCGATCACCCGGCTCGGCGTGCGCGTGCACTGCCCGAGCGCCGTCCACGCCGTCGGCGCGGGCCCGGACGGCCGCGCCGACCGCGTGGAACTGGACGACGGCACCGTCCTTGACGCAGCCCTCGTCGTCTTCGCCGCCGGGGTACGCCCGCGCGACGAACTCCACGCCCCCGGGCTCGTGCGCGGCGAACGCGGCGGCTTCCTGGTGGACACGTGGTGCCGCACCGCGGACGAACACATCTTCGCGATCGGCGAGTGCGCGGCCGTCGAGGGCCGCTGCCACGGCCTGGCCGCCCCCGGCCTGCGGATGGCCGAGACCGTCGCCCGCCGGCTCCTCGGTGTGCCGGGCGAGGCGTTCACCGGGGCGGACACCTCCGCGAGCCTGAAGCTCCTGGGCGTGGAGGTGGCCGGTTTCGGCGACGCCCACGCGCGCTCGCACGGGGCCGTCGAGTACGTGCGCGAGGACCGGCGGGCCGGCACCTACGCCAAGGTGGTCCTGGACGCCGACGGCCGCACGGTCCTGGGCGGAGTCCTCGCCGGAGACACCCGGGCCTATCCGGTCCTGCGCGCCCTGCTCGGCCGGCCGCTGACGGCCTGCCCCGACGACCTGCTGGCCGCCCCGCCCGCCCGCTGCTGA
- a CDS encoding NADPH-dependent FMN reductase, whose amino-acid sequence MPSDRIRVAVILSSVRKGRFGPTIANWFVGTAGQRDDIEVDLVDLADFPLPTALSDEPAPEVAELLAAFSARLSAADGFVVVTPEYNHSFPAALKAALDWTQHEWHAKPVGFVGYGGLAGGLRAVQQLRHIVNELHAVPVRDAVSFHGPWGQFDTDGNLIDPAGAEAAAKVLWDKLSWWAVATKEARARLPYDS is encoded by the coding sequence ATGCCTAGTGACCGCATCCGCGTGGCCGTGATCCTGTCGAGCGTGCGCAAGGGCCGTTTCGGCCCCACGATCGCGAACTGGTTCGTCGGCACCGCCGGCCAGCGTGACGACATCGAGGTGGACCTGGTCGACCTGGCGGACTTCCCGCTGCCCACCGCTCTGAGCGACGAGCCGGCACCGGAGGTCGCCGAACTGCTCGCCGCGTTCTCGGCCCGGCTGTCGGCGGCGGACGGCTTCGTCGTGGTGACGCCGGAGTACAACCACAGTTTCCCCGCCGCCCTGAAGGCCGCCCTGGACTGGACCCAGCACGAGTGGCACGCCAAGCCGGTCGGTTTCGTCGGCTACGGCGGCCTGGCCGGCGGTCTGCGGGCCGTCCAGCAGCTGCGCCACATCGTCAACGAGCTGCACGCGGTCCCCGTCCGCGACGCCGTCAGCTTCCACGGGCCGTGGGGGCAGTTCGACACCGACGGCAACCTCATCGATCCGGCCGGCGCGGAAGCGGCCGCCAAGGTCCTGTGGGACAAGCTGAGCTGGTGGGCGGTGGCCACCAAGGAGGCCAGGGCGCGCCTGCCCTACGACAGCTGA